One Lentibacillus cibarius DNA window includes the following coding sequences:
- a CDS encoding phosphotransferase family protein — MVNWLQQAVGKEWNITPAGGLTGDAYIAEKDNQRLFLKRNSSPFLAVLSAVGIVPKLVWTKRMENGDVITAQEWLEGRELKPVEMQHYRVAALLAKIHQSSELLHMLMRLGKKPVTADERFNEIVARLKTNGLMELYEEIREAIDYLARLLPVTRNQQKVVCHCDLNHHNVILTDKGQLYLVDWDNAMIADPAMDFGLVLKWYIPQEDWNEWLRRYGTAKDNQLIERIHWYLILDALFYLNWHYERNELAKAHERLSDLRNLNEHVGIAIFGYSR, encoded by the coding sequence ATGGTGAATTGGCTTCAACAAGCAGTAGGAAAAGAATGGAATATTACTCCGGCCGGTGGATTGACAGGTGATGCTTATATTGCAGAAAAGGATAATCAGCGTCTTTTCCTTAAACGGAATTCATCTCCTTTTTTGGCCGTTCTATCAGCTGTAGGGATTGTCCCGAAGCTTGTATGGACGAAGCGTATGGAAAATGGTGATGTCATCACCGCCCAGGAATGGCTTGAGGGCAGGGAACTGAAGCCGGTGGAGATGCAGCATTACCGAGTGGCCGCGCTGCTAGCCAAAATCCACCAGTCATCAGAATTGTTGCATATGCTCATGCGACTGGGTAAAAAACCGGTGACAGCAGATGAGCGTTTCAATGAAATAGTTGCCCGATTAAAAACGAATGGGCTAATGGAACTTTATGAAGAGATACGAGAAGCGATTGATTATTTAGCGCGTCTGCTTCCTGTCACACGCAATCAGCAAAAAGTTGTTTGCCATTGTGATTTAAATCATCATAACGTTATATTAACTGATAAAGGACAGCTCTATCTTGTGGATTGGGATAATGCAATGATTGCAGACCCGGCCATGGATTTCGGGCTTGTTTTAAAATGGTATATACCGCAAGAAGACTGGAATGAGTGGCTGCGCCGTTATGGAACAGCCAAGGATAATCAATTGATTGAGCGAATCCATTGGTACCTAATTTTGGATGCACTTTTCTATTTGAATTGGCATTATGAACGGAATGAACTGGCGAAAGCCCATGAACGCCTGTCCGATCTACGAAATTTGAATGAACATGTAGGTATAGCTATTTTTGGCTATTCCCGTTAA
- a CDS encoding YtzH-like family protein, producing the protein MTLTVHNQLQLLHDILTEQTEDCCGAASEYQQIKRLVQSFMAENSISDEQLLQLLPEIYNYGRQGEFAQNDEEHVRANQMNIESWVNAINGNSQK; encoded by the coding sequence ATGACATTAACTGTACACAATCAATTACAGCTTTTACATGATATTCTGACAGAACAAACAGAAGATTGCTGTGGTGCCGCTTCTGAATATCAGCAAATCAAACGGCTCGTACAATCTTTTATGGCAGAAAATAGTATTTCGGATGAACAATTGCTGCAATTATTACCGGAAATTTACAATTATGGTCGGCAAGGAGAATTTGCCCAAAACGATGAAGAACACGTCCGTGCCAATCAAATGAACATTGAGTCGTGGGTGAATGCCATTAACGGGAATAGCCAAAAATAG
- a CDS encoding thioredoxin family protein — MKSLESVEQLNDHINSKNVVLVFSADWCPDCRVIEPVLPEIEEAYPNFTFILVDRDQFIDICQEYDVFGIPSFIAFKNGKEVDRFVSKDRKTKDEILAFMEKADG, encoded by the coding sequence ATGAAATCACTTGAATCAGTTGAACAGTTAAATGATCATATCAATAGTAAAAATGTAGTTCTAGTATTTTCTGCTGACTGGTGCCCGGATTGTCGCGTCATTGAACCGGTGTTACCGGAAATTGAAGAAGCCTATCCGAATTTCACGTTTATTTTAGTTGACCGTGATCAGTTTATCGATATTTGTCAGGAATACGATGTGTTCGGTATTCCAAGCTTTATCGCATTCAAAAATGGGAAAGAAGTTGACCGGTTCGTCAGCAAAGATCGAAAAACAAAAGATGAAATTCTGGCATTTATGGAAAAAGCGGACGGTTAA
- the thpR gene encoding RNA 2',3'-cyclic phosphodiesterase codes for MNLSHYFIAIPLPRFLKRLFAEWQSGLQKYLPYKQWTHQEDFHITLKFLGPVSQMQLYKLLDSLHAVEGIPAFRVHAQDLGTFGNPVKPRVLWAGVEKKEELLQLHHCVEGAATEAGFQRDSRTFAPHITLAKKWNGGKMNVNSWLEQYSGQHIFNVDQVVVYKIFPGRTPKYTAVETFDLSRRGTEWHS; via the coding sequence ATGAACTTGTCACATTATTTTATTGCTATTCCTTTGCCACGCTTCCTTAAGCGGTTATTCGCGGAATGGCAATCAGGTTTGCAAAAATATTTGCCGTATAAGCAATGGACACATCAGGAGGATTTCCATATTACACTGAAGTTTCTCGGCCCTGTTTCACAGATGCAACTTTATAAATTATTAGATTCATTGCATGCTGTCGAAGGAATTCCTGCGTTTCGTGTACATGCCCAGGATTTAGGCACGTTTGGTAATCCCGTTAAGCCACGTGTTTTATGGGCTGGTGTGGAAAAAAAGGAAGAATTGCTTCAACTGCACCATTGTGTGGAAGGAGCAGCTACCGAGGCTGGTTTCCAGCGGGATAGCCGTACATTTGCGCCACATATAACCTTGGCTAAGAAGTGGAATGGTGGAAAAATGAACGTGAACAGCTGGCTGGAACAATACAGTGGGCAGCATATTTTTAATGTTGATCAGGTTGTCGTGTACAAGATTTTTCCGGGACGAACACCTAAGTATACAGCCGTTGAAACGTTTGATTTGTCAAGGAGGGGAACTGAGTGGCACAGCTGA
- a CDS encoding PepSY domain-containing protein translates to MKARNAVIVAGAGIAAGFLVKQQLDRYQKITPEKALKKAKEAFNKQGPISGSWIYMKPEEYEKNGLLYNAYRGGITRNIDGENKQYEFFIDVDTGAVIESAETA, encoded by the coding sequence ATGAAAGCCAGAAATGCAGTTATCGTAGCCGGTGCAGGTATTGCCGCAGGGTTTTTAGTAAAGCAGCAGCTAGATCGGTACCAGAAGATTACACCTGAAAAAGCACTAAAAAAGGCAAAAGAAGCCTTTAATAAGCAAGGACCGATTAGTGGTTCATGGATTTATATGAAACCTGAGGAATATGAAAAAAACGGACTGCTGTATAACGCCTACCGTGGTGGTATCACCCGCAATATTGACGGTGAAAACAAACAGTACGAATTTTTCATTGACGTTGACACCGGGGCTGTAATCGAATCCGCAGAAACAGCATAA
- a CDS encoding DUF84 family protein — translation MNIIVGSNNPAKIAAVTDIFSQDKITGIQAPSQVSAQPFSDAETRLGAINRATYCLQEASGDIGVGLEGGVMYVDNGLYLCNWGALVTKNNNVFTASGARILLPSEIENELNEGVELGDVMDAYAKRQDVRKKEGAIGIFTNERISRKEMFVHVVKLLYGQWEYAGV, via the coding sequence ATGAATATTATTGTTGGTTCTAACAACCCTGCTAAAATCGCAGCCGTAACGGACATTTTTTCCCAGGATAAAATTACTGGAATACAAGCACCATCACAGGTTAGTGCACAGCCGTTTTCTGATGCTGAAACTAGACTAGGAGCGATCAATCGAGCTACGTACTGCCTTCAAGAGGCGTCAGGGGATATCGGTGTAGGACTTGAGGGAGGTGTCATGTACGTCGATAACGGGTTATACTTATGTAACTGGGGTGCACTTGTGACGAAGAATAACAACGTTTTCACGGCGAGCGGTGCTAGAATATTACTACCTTCTGAAATTGAGAACGAATTGAATGAAGGAGTTGAACTTGGAGACGTAATGGATGCGTATGCTAAACGTCAGGATGTTCGGAAAAAAGAAGGTGCTATTGGCATTTTTACCAATGAACGTATATCACGAAAAGAGATGTTTGTCCATGTCGTTAAGCTACTGTATGGTCAGTGGGAGTATGCAGGCGTATAG
- a CDS encoding pseudouridine synthase, which yields MRLDKLLANMGHGSRKDVKALVKKKKVAVNGEITKDTGFQLDPEKDMVTVNGEMVQYRKYIYLMMNKPPGYVSATVDDREKTVIDLLPNDYQIFSPFPVGRLDKDTEGLLLVTNDGELAHQLTSPKKNIEKTYYAEINGRITDVDKEKFADGIVLDDGYKTKPAVLTILQAGVISEAEITVTEGKYHQVKRMVEATGKRVRFLKRLRMGNLRLDPDLKPGAFRELTSVEVDMLQK from the coding sequence ATGCGTCTTGACAAATTGTTGGCAAATATGGGGCATGGAAGTAGGAAGGATGTCAAAGCACTAGTTAAGAAGAAAAAAGTGGCTGTTAATGGAGAAATAACGAAGGACACTGGATTTCAGTTAGACCCGGAAAAAGATATGGTGACCGTAAATGGGGAAATGGTTCAATATCGAAAGTACATTTATTTAATGATGAATAAGCCACCAGGTTATGTTTCGGCAACCGTCGATGATCGTGAAAAAACGGTTATTGACCTACTGCCGAACGATTATCAGATTTTCAGTCCATTCCCTGTAGGCAGACTTGATAAGGATACAGAAGGACTGTTGCTCGTTACAAATGATGGAGAGCTGGCTCATCAGCTGACTTCACCAAAGAAAAATATTGAGAAAACGTATTATGCTGAAATCAATGGACGCATAACAGATGTGGATAAAGAAAAGTTTGCTGATGGGATTGTATTGGATGATGGTTATAAAACCAAGCCAGCCGTATTGACCATTTTACAGGCCGGGGTAATTTCGGAAGCAGAAATAACGGTGACGGAAGGAAAATATCACCAAGTAAAAAGGATGGTGGAAGCAACCGGAAAAAGAGTGCGTTTTTTAAAACGGCTTCGAATGGGGAACCTACGACTGGATCCAGACTTAAAACCTGGTGCGTTCCGTGAACTTACATCCGTTGAAGTAGACATGCTTCAAAAGTGA
- a CDS encoding DeoR family transcriptional regulator, protein MNQTTSRMLTRVKAVYLYIREKGTVSTKDIADEFGTTDRTVQRDLHILTYNGLVESPVRGKWKITNKPVSIS, encoded by the coding sequence TTGAATCAAACAACATCGCGTATGCTGACGAGAGTGAAAGCTGTTTACCTTTATATCAGGGAAAAAGGGACAGTTTCAACCAAAGACATTGCGGATGAATTTGGAACAACTGACCGGACCGTCCAACGAGACTTGCATATTCTCACCTATAACGGACTTGTAGAAAGCCCTGTCCGCGGCAAATGGAAAATTACGAATAAACCTGTCAGTATATCCTGA
- a CDS encoding YtoQ family protein, producing the protein MKLTVYLAGQIHDDWREQLKAKASEKELPLTFVSPQTNHDRSDDIGEAVLGEQPGKIYRDDAASAINNFRTEVLMQKSDVVIALFGEKYKQWNTAMDASAAITMNKPTIIVRPKSLIHPLKELSNKANVTVETIDQALDV; encoded by the coding sequence ATGAAGTTAACAGTTTATTTGGCTGGTCAAATCCATGATGATTGGCGAGAACAATTAAAGGCTAAAGCCAGTGAAAAAGAACTCCCACTGACATTTGTGTCACCGCAGACAAATCATGACCGCTCAGACGACATTGGCGAAGCTGTACTAGGCGAACAGCCGGGGAAAATTTACAGAGACGATGCAGCATCTGCTATCAATAACTTCCGTACAGAAGTACTTATGCAGAAGTCAGATGTTGTTATTGCACTGTTCGGGGAAAAATATAAACAGTGGAACACAGCAATGGATGCAAGTGCTGCCATCACGATGAACAAACCGACAATCATTGTACGACCGAAGTCCCTGATTCACCCGTTGAAAGAGCTTTCCAATAAGGCAAATGTAACCGTAGAAACAATTGATCAGGCATTGGATGTATAA
- a CDS encoding polysaccharide biosynthesis protein, translating to MSNIVKGTMLLTSATFLSKFLGMIYVIPFNALVGETGGTLFQFAYTPYNILISISTIGVPLAVSKFVSKYNALGDYETGMRMFKAGMMLMAATGFIAFLTLFFSAGFLGEQMITNEEAGSITAADVAMVIRMVSVALLIIPSMSIVRGFFQGHESMGPTAVSQVVEQIVRIGFILIAAFVIKVVLDGSTTIAVGFSTFAAFIGALASCVVLWVYWRRRKNHLYTQIHQQRYTYDLSMKSLFVELFRYAGPFVLVGVATPLYQLVDQFTFERAMTAIGKRDLFEIANAGINFYGHKLVIIPVTIATGLSLAIIPALTKTFTQNNRLLMNQQINQALQIVLVLVVPAVAGLSILSNVAYGSLYGMDNIHITGTLLGWYAPAGLLFALFTVTSSILQGINEQRFAIVSLAGGLLVKVLFNIQMIHMFGAKGVIFSTLLAVGTAVALNLWRIRTAIQFPFRQTFKRFLLIGIFTGIMCMAIWGVKAVSGTFLAYETSRASAILVLITGVGIGAGIYLWFSYRSTLLERVLGNRVKVLDRLFQK from the coding sequence ATGTCGAATATCGTAAAGGGAACGATGTTGCTTACCAGTGCAACATTTTTATCGAAGTTTTTAGGAATGATTTATGTTATTCCATTTAATGCGCTCGTTGGAGAAACAGGTGGAACATTATTTCAGTTCGCTTATACGCCTTATAATATTTTGATTAGTATTTCCACAATAGGTGTACCACTAGCTGTTTCTAAATTTGTATCGAAATATAATGCTCTTGGTGATTATGAAACAGGCATGCGGATGTTTAAAGCGGGCATGATGTTAATGGCGGCAACTGGTTTTATTGCTTTTTTAACATTATTTTTCAGTGCCGGCTTTTTGGGTGAGCAAATGATAACCAACGAAGAAGCAGGTAGTATTACTGCTGCGGACGTAGCCATGGTTATTCGAATGGTAAGTGTCGCACTATTAATTATTCCGTCAATGAGCATTGTTCGCGGTTTTTTTCAGGGACACGAATCAATGGGGCCAACAGCTGTTTCGCAGGTTGTAGAGCAGATTGTTCGGATTGGTTTTATCCTAATTGCTGCATTTGTTATTAAGGTAGTCCTTGATGGGTCAACAACCATTGCAGTGGGTTTTTCCACTTTTGCGGCATTTATTGGTGCGCTGGCATCATGTGTTGTCTTATGGGTATACTGGCGGCGTCGCAAAAATCATTTATATACACAGATACACCAACAACGCTACACATATGATTTATCAATGAAAAGTTTATTCGTTGAGCTATTCCGGTATGCTGGTCCGTTTGTGCTTGTCGGCGTTGCAACACCATTATATCAATTGGTTGATCAGTTTACATTTGAACGGGCAATGACCGCTATTGGGAAAAGGGATTTGTTTGAAATAGCGAATGCGGGCATCAATTTTTACGGTCATAAACTGGTTATTATTCCAGTAACAATAGCGACAGGTCTGTCTCTTGCTATTATTCCCGCACTGACGAAAACATTTACACAGAATAACCGATTATTAATGAATCAACAGATTAATCAGGCGCTGCAAATTGTGCTTGTTCTTGTTGTTCCGGCAGTGGCTGGGCTATCGATCCTCTCTAATGTTGCATATGGATCGCTGTATGGCATGGATAACATTCATATTACAGGGACCTTGCTTGGCTGGTATGCGCCGGCAGGGTTATTGTTTGCGCTATTCACCGTTACATCGTCCATTCTACAGGGAATCAATGAACAACGGTTTGCCATTGTTAGTTTAGCTGGTGGTCTGCTGGTCAAAGTGCTGTTCAACATACAGATGATTCATATGTTTGGTGCAAAGGGTGTTATTTTCAGTACATTGCTTGCGGTTGGAACAGCGGTTGCTTTGAATTTATGGCGTATTCGTACAGCCATTCAATTTCCGTTCAGACAAACGTTTAAACGATTTTTGTTGATTGGCATTTTTACCGGAATCATGTGTATGGCCATCTGGGGTGTAAAAGCGGTGTCCGGAACCTTTCTAGCATATGAAACAAGCCGTGCTTCAGCAATTTTGGTACTGATAACAGGTGTTGGTATCGGTGCTGGAATCTATCTTTGGTTCAGTTATCGGTCCACATTGCTTGAACGGGTGTTGGGAAATCGTGTAAAGGTGTTGGATCGTTTATTTCAGAAGTAA
- a CDS encoding NERD domain-containing protein: protein MAQLIKLEDYISRYEWNVYRYPSQFIRMKQDNWKKLRYQWMEETTMQQTESSQQNAVFSSWRTFFKRRSRQPEPDTTHEETNSLTEKQLRQYFLDKVFPLQLKWATSTITDVSFMKQSYDHDMILKYFLQRFPDTYLIMYYPIFNIKKAPVDGEIIMIGPIGIDIIYLLEQDTGTTIIADDDRTWSTVGNKANNKTKILSPVLTLKRTEQIIKSILHKESDTFPVNKVVLSRTNTITDQLEPFNTNIVGKKEYDNWFAEKRKLISPLKNRQLKAAALLLKHCQTTSVKRPEWEEDNHSFSMGENEDN, encoded by the coding sequence GTGGCACAGCTGATAAAGCTGGAGGACTATATATCCCGGTATGAATGGAATGTGTATCGATATCCTAGTCAGTTTATACGGATGAAACAGGATAATTGGAAGAAACTCCGATACCAGTGGATGGAAGAAACAACAATGCAACAGACGGAGAGTAGTCAACAGAATGCCGTCTTTTCCAGCTGGAGGACATTTTTTAAAAGGAGAAGCCGGCAGCCAGAACCGGATACGACACATGAGGAAACCAATTCTTTAACAGAAAAACAATTAAGACAATATTTTTTAGATAAGGTGTTTCCATTACAATTGAAATGGGCTACATCGACAATAACGGATGTATCTTTTATGAAACAAAGTTATGATCATGATATGATACTGAAGTACTTTCTCCAGCGGTTTCCGGACACGTATCTAATCATGTATTACCCGATTTTTAATATAAAAAAAGCACCGGTGGATGGGGAAATTATCATGATCGGTCCAATTGGCATTGATATCATTTATCTGCTGGAACAAGATACTGGAACAACCATTATTGCTGATGATGATCGTACCTGGTCAACAGTGGGAAATAAAGCCAACAACAAAACTAAAATATTAAGTCCAGTGCTCACGCTCAAGCGAACAGAACAAATCATAAAAAGCATACTGCATAAAGAAAGCGACACTTTTCCGGTGAACAAAGTGGTATTATCCCGGACTAACACAATCACCGACCAGTTAGAACCATTTAACACAAACATCGTCGGGAAAAAGGAATACGACAACTGGTTCGCGGAAAAACGTAAGCTTATTTCCCCTTTGAAAAATAGGCAGTTAAAGGCAGCAGCGTTGTTACTGAAACACTGTCAGACGACTTCGGTGAAACGTCCGGAATGGGAAGAGGATAACCACTCTTTTTCAATGGGGGAAAACGAGGATAACTAA
- a CDS encoding YtnP family quorum-quenching lactonase gives MDTMQIGRAKLTWLNGGVNFLDGGAMFGVVPKALWGKKYPYNDKNQIELRTDPILLQLDGKNYMIDSGMGNGKLTDKQIRNFGVLEESSIDQSLGELGLSTDDIDALLMTHLHFDHACGLTKPTDNGYESVFKNAVIHVSQVEWDEMRNPNIRSVNTYWEMNWKPIQQQVQPFEQEITITNGLKMVHTGGHSDGHSILLFEDDDHTWIHMADIMPTHAHQNKLWALAYDDYPVTSVHQKEKWMDYGYKKKAWYTFYHDAYYRAIQFDESGSRIDQVERERYDYN, from the coding sequence ATGGATACGATGCAGATTGGACGGGCTAAACTGACATGGCTTAACGGAGGTGTAAACTTCCTTGATGGCGGGGCTATGTTTGGTGTTGTTCCGAAAGCACTTTGGGGAAAGAAGTATCCGTATAATGACAAAAATCAAATTGAGTTGCGGACAGATCCAATTTTGCTGCAACTTGACGGCAAAAATTATATGATCGATTCTGGTATGGGTAATGGGAAGTTAACGGACAAACAGATTCGCAATTTCGGTGTCCTTGAAGAATCGTCCATTGATCAGTCACTTGGTGAGTTAGGACTTTCTACTGATGATATTGATGCTTTACTGATGACACACTTGCATTTTGACCATGCATGCGGACTGACGAAACCCACTGATAACGGTTATGAATCCGTTTTTAAAAATGCTGTCATACATGTTTCCCAAGTTGAATGGGATGAAATGCGGAACCCCAACATCCGTTCTGTGAATACATATTGGGAAATGAACTGGAAGCCAATTCAGCAGCAAGTTCAGCCGTTTGAACAAGAAATCACTATTACCAATGGGCTAAAAATGGTTCATACCGGTGGTCATAGTGATGGGCATTCGATTCTTTTATTTGAAGATGATGATCATACCTGGATTCATATGGCCGATATTATGCCGACTCATGCACACCAAAATAAATTGTGGGCTTTGGCTTATGACGATTATCCGGTAACGTCTGTACACCAAAAAGAAAAATGGATGGATTACGGGTATAAGAAGAAAGCGTGGTATACATTTTATCATGACGCGTATTACCGTGCGATTCAGTTTGATGAATCAGGAAGCCGAATTGATCAAGTTGAGCGGGAGCGATATGACTATAATTAA
- a CDS encoding M42 family metallopeptidase produces the protein MNRETMDLFKNLTELQGAPGNEHPVRRFMRDKLETYADKVIQDNLGGVFGVKDGDGPRVMVAGHMDEVGFMVTQITKNGMIRFQTLGGWWSQVLLAQRVQVMTDDGPVIGVIGSTPPHNLTPEQRKKPMDTKDMLIDIGADDKEDAEKIGIRPGQAIVPICPFTPMANEKKILAKAWDNRYGCGLSVELLKELQGETLPNQLYSGATVQEEVGLRGAKVAANMIQPDIFYALDASPANDMSGAEKEFGQLGQGALLRIFDRTMITHRGMREFILDTAESNDIPYQYFISQGGTDAGSVHVSNEGVPSAVIGICSRYIHTSSSIIHVDDYQAAKELLVKLVKSTDKNTVETIKSK, from the coding sequence ATGAACAGGGAAACAATGGATTTGTTTAAAAATTTGACAGAGTTGCAGGGTGCTCCAGGAAATGAACATCCTGTAAGAAGGTTTATGCGGGACAAACTGGAAACATACGCTGATAAAGTGATTCAGGATAATCTCGGTGGTGTTTTTGGTGTTAAAGACGGGGATGGGCCTCGTGTTATGGTTGCCGGCCACATGGATGAGGTAGGATTTATGGTTACCCAAATTACAAAAAATGGCATGATTCGCTTCCAGACACTTGGCGGCTGGTGGAGCCAGGTCTTATTGGCTCAACGTGTACAAGTGATGACTGATGACGGTCCTGTCATCGGTGTTATTGGTTCGACACCACCACATAATTTAACACCCGAACAGCGAAAAAAACCGATGGACACCAAAGACATGCTGATTGATATTGGTGCTGACGACAAGGAGGATGCTGAAAAAATTGGCATTAGGCCCGGACAGGCCATTGTACCCATTTGCCCATTCACACCGATGGCTAATGAGAAAAAGATTCTAGCTAAAGCATGGGATAATAGGTATGGCTGTGGATTGTCGGTTGAGCTCTTGAAGGAACTACAGGGAGAAACCCTTCCAAACCAACTGTATTCCGGTGCAACCGTTCAGGAAGAAGTAGGATTGCGCGGGGCCAAAGTTGCTGCTAATATGATTCAACCTGATATTTTCTATGCGCTTGATGCATCTCCTGCCAATGACATGTCAGGTGCTGAAAAAGAATTCGGCCAGTTGGGCCAAGGCGCTTTATTGCGTATTTTTGACCGAACAATGATCACGCATCGTGGAATGCGAGAATTTATTCTAGATACAGCTGAATCCAATGATATTCCGTATCAATATTTTATATCACAAGGCGGCACGGATGCAGGAAGTGTACATGTTTCCAATGAAGGCGTCCCATCGGCGGTTATCGGGATATGTTCCCGCTACATCCATACATCGTCATCAATTATCCATGTAGACGATTATCAGGCAGCGAAAGAACTATTAGTAAAGCTTGTTAAATCTACAGATAAGAATACAGTTGAAACAATTAAGTCGAAGTAA
- the trmB gene encoding tRNA (guanosine(46)-N7)-methyltransferase TrmB: MRQRHRPWADDFLRDNPHLVIADPKEKKGRWQEIFGNDRPIHLEIGTGKGQFITGMAEKNPEVNFIGIELAKSIIVMAGTKLKNSGMKNALLIHVDAANLKELFDENEISSIYLNFSDPWPKKRHAKRRLTFHTFLEQYKHILQPEGEVTLKTDNKGLFEYSLVSFSEFGLTLKEVNLDLHSEGDQQNVMTEYEEKFAAKGQPIYRCRAQFA; the protein is encoded by the coding sequence ATGCGACAACGTCATAGACCGTGGGCGGACGACTTCTTACGGGATAACCCTCATCTCGTGATTGCAGACCCAAAGGAAAAGAAAGGTAGATGGCAGGAAATATTCGGAAACGACCGACCAATCCACTTGGAAATAGGAACCGGTAAAGGACAGTTTATAACCGGGATGGCCGAAAAGAACCCGGAAGTCAATTTCATTGGAATCGAATTGGCTAAAAGTATTATTGTAATGGCAGGGACGAAACTCAAGAACTCCGGAATGAAAAATGCGCTGCTTATACATGTGGATGCAGCTAACTTGAAGGAACTCTTCGATGAAAATGAGATTTCGTCTATTTATTTAAACTTTTCCGATCCGTGGCCCAAAAAGCGTCACGCCAAAAGACGGTTGACCTTCCATACATTTTTAGAACAATATAAGCACATTTTACAGCCTGAAGGGGAGGTCACGTTAAAGACGGATAACAAAGGACTGTTCGAGTATTCACTTGTCAGCTTTTCCGAATTCGGACTAACATTAAAAGAAGTGAATTTGGACTTGCATAGCGAGGGAGACCAACAAAATGTCATGACCGAATACGAAGAAAAGTTTGCGGCAAAAGGGCAGCCGATTTATCGCTGTCGGGCTCAATTTGCTTAG